The Teredinibacter sp. KSP-S5-2 genomic interval TGTTTCCGTACCAACAATACGTCTGTCCTCCCTGTTATCACGTAAAGGACATCTTTACCGCTAAAACATATTCTCATGACGGACAATGCCCCGTATGTGGTATGGATTTGATTGAGTTAAATGAGCCGAATGACACTTCAATCGATTTGCATCCGGGGTCCGGTAATTTCAATGTTAAAACTGTCAAAGGTACAGTAATTTCCGTTTTTTATCATAAGCCAGAAAAATTTGATTCCAGCTCAAAAATATTATTGGTTATTCCGGGTGCCGGGCGAAACGCGTGGGATTATCGGGATACTTGGGTTGAAGCGTCAGAGAAATATAATGTATTAGTGCTTTCGCCAGCCTATGATAAACAGCATTACGATTATGCCGCTTATCATTTGGGTGGGATATTGGATAAGATCGAATTTACCAACTACACGGTGAATAAATCCGAAGGCAGGGTAAATAAATACCGATTAGATGATAAAGACATTATAAAAGGCAAGTTAACGCAGACGAATACTTGGATATTCAATGACTTCGATTCTATTTTTGATCAAGTTGTGCAAGCTGTAGGGTCAAAGCAACAGACTTACGATATTTTTGGTCACTCCGCTGGCGGACAGATTCTACATCGGATGGCGATCTTTCGGCCTGATTCAAAAGCCAAGCGCATTGTTGCCTCTAATGCGGGTACCTATACGTTATCGAATTTTCAATATGATTACCCTTTAGGCTTAAGTGAAACCAATTTAGAAGAGGCGATGTTGAAGGACGTATTTGCTACCAACCTGATCCTGCTTGTTGGTGAAGAGGATAACGACCAAGAAACACGCGGAACTATGCTGCACACGCCAATTTTAGATAAGCAAGGTTTGGGGCGGTTGGCTCGTGGGGAATTTTTCTATCGCGAAGCTAAACCCCAGGCAAAAAAGATGAATGTTCCGTTTGCATGGCATTTCTATAAAGTGAAAGGTGTGGGACATGAATATCGGAAAATGAGCCGTGCCGCAGCCAACTTACTTTATGACAAGAAAGTTCATAAAGGAATCGTTCATGTCTCCGATTAACACATGAATTATATGGGATGTTTTCCCGTGCTTAGGTTTCAAACCGATAGCCGATATCCCGAACCGAGATGATATGTTTCGGTTCGCGGCTATTGTCTTCAATTTTCTTTCTTAGGGTGTTTACACATCTGTCCACGCTGCGTTCAGTTGTCATAACGCTGCTATGCCATAGGGTGTTGAGAAGGAGTTTATGCCGGCTCTGGTGCGATTTACTGTGAGGAATTAATTACCGCTCTGCAAAGCCAGGCGGTTGGATTTTGGGGAAAGTGCCTGGGTACCCGCCAGGTTTATGGTGATTTCCAGCAGCAGGTTCCAGGTGTCTTCGTTGGCGATACCTTTAATGGATTTGTCTGCCAATAAACATTTGCGAATCAGTTGATGCAGGATTTTCAGGTCTAACCGATGCAGCGCTTGTTTAACTAATGTTTTGCGGTTATCCCAAACACCGTTGCGCTGTGCAACTTGATCAAAGCTTTGCCCCAGTTGCAGGGCTTCTTTAATGGTGGCCAGTGTGCGTATTTCCCGCGTCAATGCCCAGAGCACAATCGGCGCCTCGGTGCCTTCGGCTTTTAAGCCGTGCAGGTTGGCTACGGCGGCGCGGCTGTCACCACTCAGTGCTTTATTAGTTAAATTAAACACGTCGTATCTGGCGGAGTCCATTACCGCGTTGCTCATGGTCTGCGCATCCAGGTGGTTACTGTCTGCGATGAGTTTAAGCTTTTCCACTTCTTGCACAGCGGCAAGTAAATTGCCTTCTACTTTTGCGCACAGTATTTCGATGGCTTGTGGTTCGGCCGTCAGGCCTGCTTGCTTCAGGCGTTGTTCGATCCAGCGTGGCAGTTGGTGAGCTGCTACTGGCCAGACTTGTAGAATATCCGCCACGGAATCCAGAGCTTTGTGCCACTTACTGTTTTGGGTTTTTTTATCGAGTTTGGGAAACACCAATAGCAGTAAATTATCGTCGCTCGGTCTGGAGCAGTATTCGATAATGGCTTTTGCCCCGGCGTCTCCGAGCTTGCCATTAATGACGCGTACTTCAATAATTTTTTTTTCGGAAAACAGGGACATGCTGTTGGCACTTTGCAGCAGCGTTTCCCAGGTAAAGCCGGCGTCGGTATGGTAAAGCTCCCGCTCGTCATAACCGGCCTGGTGGGCTTGCTGTCGAATTAAATCGCAGGCTTCCTGAATCAGTAGCGGTTCATCACCACTGACAACATAAATCGGTGCAATACGTTTGCTGAGTGCGTTTTCGAGTTGCTCTATGCGCAGTCTGGCCATTGTGCCGAATTACTCGTCAGAACCTTTAGGCATTTTAATACGGGCAAGAATCTGTCGAGCAATTTCCTTGCGCATTTCCTCTAGCAGTGCGGCTTGCTCCTGATTTTCCGCCATGATTTGTTGTGGATCGAAATCGTAGGCTCGGCGAGAATAAAGCGTTTGCTGTTCTTGCTTGGTCACGCTGCCGTCTGCTTGTTGGAAGGTGTAACCGAAATCCACTTGCAGGATAAGTTGATATTGAATGGTGATGCCGGTTTCGTTCATCGCCATCGAACGTTTGCTCAATTGTTCGGTGGCAATATAGAGCTGAACTGGCGAGTCTTTTGTTTGTGCGATATTTCTAAGCTTGAGCACTTCGTTCAAGTAGGGGCGCAGTTCACTGGACTGACGGGAGTAATGAACATAAATGGAATCGATTTGCACAGCCTGTGTGCCATTTGCTTCGGTACCACGCAATTGCCACCCGCAGCTTATGCAAGCCAGGGTGGTGAACAGCAATAAAAAGGTGCGGCGAATCGATTTCATGTATTTACTCTACATTAGTTGGCAACAACGTTGACCAGTTTGCCCGGAACCACAATCACTTTGCGAATCATTTTGTCCTCAATAAACTTGTGCACGTTTTCGTTGCCGAGTGCCAGTTTTTCCAGGGTTTCTTTGTCTGCGTCTGCCGGTACTTCCAATTGAGCGCGTACTTTTCCGTTTACTTGAACCGCAATATTAATGTTGTCTCTGACCAGAGCGGCTTCATCGTAACTTGGCCAGCCAGCATCGAGAATACTGTCGCTGTTGCCCAGTTTATGCCAAAGCTCGTGACATATATGCGGAACAATCGGAGCAAGTAGCAGCACGCTGGCTTGCAGTGCTTCACGTTCCACCGCCAAGCCTAAAGGTGTGCCTCGGTCAGCACGTTTGCCCACTTCATTGAGCAGTTCCATTGTGGCCGCGATTGCGGTGTTGAAGGTTTGTCTGCGGCCATAGTCGTCGGAGACTTTCTTAATGGTTTCATGGGTTTTACGGCGAACGGCTTTTTGTTTATCGCTGAGTTCATCGGCGTTAAGTTCGCCAGGCGTACCCGCAGCAATATGGCTGGTGACGGCTTTCCACAGTTTT includes:
- a CDS encoding heavy metal-binding domain-containing protein, whose protein sequence is MKKIIFVTFLFLSGFSLADNNVFPYQQYVCPPCYHVKDIFTAKTYSHDGQCPVCGMDLIELNEPNDTSIDLHPGSGNFNVKTVKGTVISVFYHKPEKFDSSSKILLVIPGAGRNAWDYRDTWVEASEKYNVLVLSPAYDKQHYDYAAYHLGGILDKIEFTNYTVNKSEGRVNKYRLDDKDIIKGKLTQTNTWIFNDFDSIFDQVVQAVGSKQQTYDIFGHSAGGQILHRMAIFRPDSKAKRIVASNAGTYTLSNFQYDYPLGLSETNLEEAMLKDVFATNLILLVGEEDNDQETRGTMLHTPILDKQGLGRLARGEFFYREAKPQAKKMNVPFAWHFYKVKGVGHEYRKMSRAAANLLYDKKVHKGIVHVSD
- a CDS encoding helix-turn-helix domain-containing protein — encoded protein: MTTERSVDRCVNTLRKKIEDNSREPKHIISVRDIGYRFET
- the holA gene encoding DNA polymerase III subunit delta; its protein translation is MARLRIEQLENALSKRIAPIYVVSGDEPLLIQEACDLIRQQAHQAGYDERELYHTDAGFTWETLLQSANSMSLFSEKKIIEVRVINGKLGDAGAKAIIEYCSRPSDDNLLLLVFPKLDKKTQNSKWHKALDSVADILQVWPVAAHQLPRWIEQRLKQAGLTAEPQAIEILCAKVEGNLLAAVQEVEKLKLIADSNHLDAQTMSNAVMDSARYDVFNLTNKALSGDSRAAVANLHGLKAEGTEAPIVLWALTREIRTLATIKEALQLGQSFDQVAQRNGVWDNRKTLVKQALHRLDLKILHQLIRKCLLADKSIKGIANEDTWNLLLEITINLAGTQALSPKSNRLALQSGN
- the lptE gene encoding LPS assembly lipoprotein LptE — protein: MKSIRRTFLLLFTTLACISCGWQLRGTEANGTQAVQIDSIYVHYSRQSSELRPYLNEVLKLRNIAQTKDSPVQLYIATEQLSKRSMAMNETGITIQYQLILQVDFGYTFQQADGSVTKQEQQTLYSRRAYDFDPQQIMAENQEQAALLEEMRKEIARQILARIKMPKGSDE